A stretch of Natronococcus sp. CG52 DNA encodes these proteins:
- a CDS encoding DUF7513 family protein, with protein sequence MSFLKKYFKGWQFRDTSPSLTEGDVFDVFVAESNSNNEGHVYIGDTHLVVNGAGPETVEKRVRVRVTEFDSATATGRGEFLEIVGESSYTG encoded by the coding sequence ATGAGCTTCCTGAAAAAGTACTTCAAAGGATGGCAGTTCCGCGACACGAGTCCGTCGCTCACCGAGGGCGACGTCTTCGACGTCTTCGTCGCAGAGTCGAACAGTAACAACGAAGGACACGTCTACATCGGTGACACCCACCTGGTCGTCAACGGTGCGGGTCCGGAGACGGTCGAAAAGCGCGTCCGCGTTCGGGTGACCGAGTTCGACAGCGCGACTGCGACCGGCCGCGGCGAGTTCCTCGAGATCGTCGGCGAGAGCTCCTACACCGGGTAA
- a CDS encoding Na+/H+ antiporter NhaC family protein yields the protein MSTDNGEPGESDPSESFTQGTDDEPRITFYGGRGMSAIPIGFFIVWAIAQTALWRISDTGGLVVGILVGLILGMFFVRGNWKTYANTIFEGMTQPVAVTAIVAWIWAGMFAEILQDGGFVDGLVWLADVGGIGATLFPAITFVLAALFTTGIGTGYGAAIAFVTLFFPAGILLGANPVLLFGAILSGAIFGDNLAPVSDTTIVSAVTQDSDIGGVVASRFKYVIVAAIIAFVGYIVAGQFMGGLEIGGDAQQILVAESEPVGLIHLVSMGVVIGAAIAGRHIVEAISWGIVVAAAFSLVLGLMSFGDIVMFNAPEDAPVAEPLEFLPILTIVEDPDAVSVGGSLINGAAGFFELAILVLLIIAAAQIMIRGGAFQAILDWSIENLATNVRNAELTMVGSAALINAVITINTAAEVAIGPYISKIGERFNLNGYRRANILDAQTAALGYIFPWSGGVLAGYTAMQDLPGQYDWFSTDMLVTPIDVVPFVFQGWLLVAVFVVAALTGFGREYIIDRESEEVARI from the coding sequence ATGAGTACTGACAACGGCGAGCCAGGTGAGTCGGATCCGAGTGAGTCGTTCACCCAGGGAACTGACGACGAGCCGCGAATAACGTTCTACGGCGGTCGAGGCATGAGCGCGATCCCGATCGGGTTCTTCATCGTCTGGGCGATCGCCCAGACCGCCCTCTGGCGGATCTCAGATACGGGCGGACTGGTCGTCGGTATCCTGGTCGGACTGATCCTCGGGATGTTCTTCGTTCGCGGAAACTGGAAAACCTACGCGAACACGATCTTCGAGGGGATGACCCAGCCTGTCGCGGTGACGGCGATCGTCGCCTGGATCTGGGCCGGGATGTTCGCCGAGATCCTACAGGACGGCGGATTCGTCGACGGTCTCGTCTGGCTGGCCGACGTCGGCGGGATCGGTGCGACGCTGTTCCCGGCGATCACGTTCGTCCTCGCAGCGCTGTTTACGACCGGGATCGGGACGGGATACGGCGCGGCGATCGCGTTCGTCACCCTGTTCTTCCCCGCGGGGATCCTGCTCGGAGCGAATCCCGTCCTGCTGTTCGGCGCGATCCTCTCGGGGGCGATCTTCGGCGATAACCTCGCACCCGTCAGCGACACGACGATCGTTAGTGCGGTTACGCAGGACTCCGACATCGGTGGCGTCGTCGCCTCGCGATTCAAGTACGTGATCGTCGCTGCGATCATCGCGTTCGTCGGCTACATCGTTGCCGGGCAGTTCATGGGCGGCCTCGAGATCGGCGGCGACGCCCAACAGATCCTGGTCGCCGAGAGCGAACCCGTCGGCCTGATCCACCTCGTTTCGATGGGGGTCGTGATCGGCGCAGCGATCGCCGGGCGCCACATCGTCGAGGCGATCTCGTGGGGAATCGTCGTCGCAGCAGCGTTCAGCCTCGTCCTGGGGCTGATGTCGTTCGGCGATATCGTCATGTTCAACGCACCCGAGGACGCGCCAGTGGCGGAGCCGCTCGAGTTCCTCCCGATTCTGACGATCGTCGAGGATCCCGACGCGGTCAGCGTCGGCGGGAGCCTGATCAACGGCGCGGCCGGCTTCTTCGAGCTGGCGATTCTCGTCCTGCTGATCATCGCCGCGGCACAGATCATGATCCGCGGCGGCGCGTTCCAGGCGATTCTCGACTGGTCGATCGAGAACCTCGCGACGAACGTTCGCAACGCCGAACTCACGATGGTCGGCTCCGCGGCGCTGATCAACGCCGTCATCACGATCAACACGGCCGCGGAGGTCGCGATCGGACCGTACATCTCGAAGATCGGCGAACGGTTCAACCTGAACGGCTACCGGCGGGCGAACATCCTGGACGCCCAGACGGCTGCTCTGGGCTACATCTTCCCGTGGTCCGGCGGCGTCCTCGCCGGTTATACGGCGATGCAGGACCTCCCCGGACAGTACGATTGGTTCAGCACCGATATGCTCGTGACGCCGATCGACGTCGTCCCGTTCGTCTTCCAGGGGTGGCTGCTGGTCGCCGTCTTCGTGGTGGCGGCACTCACCGGCTTCGGCCGCGAGTACATCATCGACCGCGAAAGTGAAGAGGTGGCACGAATATGA
- a CDS encoding glutathione S-transferase family protein, with protein MNTLVDGEWRTDAYETTGDDGSFERQETTFRDWVRDDPDAEFRPEAGRYHLYVSYACPWAHRTLVTRALKGLEDAISVSVVDPYRDEDGWQFTPDKEDCTRDHVHGADYLRELYVRADPDVTARVTVPVLWDKREDTIVNNESKEIMRMLDTEFDSVASRDVDLYPEGYREEVDRIIDEIYEPINNGVYRAGFATSQGPYDEAVDDLFAALDHWDDVLGDQRYLAGDRLTEADVAMFTTLVRFDNVYHTHFICNVQYVREYEHLWPYLRDLFQTPGVARTVNVDHIKEHYYTTHPDVNPHRIIARGPDPAFDASHDRDELPGSPPSGLEAASAGD; from the coding sequence ATGAACACGCTCGTCGACGGCGAGTGGCGGACAGACGCGTACGAGACGACCGGCGACGACGGTTCGTTCGAACGTCAGGAGACGACGTTCCGAGACTGGGTCCGCGACGATCCCGACGCGGAGTTCCGGCCCGAGGCCGGCCGCTACCACCTCTACGTTTCTTACGCCTGCCCGTGGGCCCACCGAACGCTCGTGACGCGCGCGCTGAAGGGACTCGAGGACGCGATCTCCGTCTCGGTCGTCGATCCGTACCGCGACGAGGACGGCTGGCAGTTCACGCCCGACAAGGAGGACTGTACGCGAGATCACGTTCACGGCGCCGACTACCTGCGCGAACTGTACGTTCGGGCCGACCCCGACGTCACCGCCCGCGTCACCGTGCCGGTTCTCTGGGACAAGCGCGAGGACACGATCGTCAACAACGAGTCGAAAGAGATCATGCGGATGCTCGACACCGAGTTCGATTCGGTCGCCTCGCGGGACGTCGATCTCTATCCCGAAGGGTACCGGGAGGAGGTCGACCGGATCATCGACGAAATCTACGAGCCGATCAACAACGGCGTTTACCGGGCCGGATTCGCGACCAGTCAGGGGCCGTACGACGAGGCGGTCGACGACCTCTTTGCGGCGCTCGACCACTGGGACGACGTTCTGGGCGACCAGCGCTACCTCGCCGGCGATCGGCTCACGGAGGCCGACGTCGCGATGTTCACGACGCTCGTCCGGTTCGACAACGTCTATCACACGCACTTCATATGTAACGTCCAGTACGTCCGGGAGTACGAGCACCTGTGGCCGTACCTTCGGGATCTTTTCCAGACGCCCGGTGTCGCACGGACGGTAAACGTGGACCACATCAAGGAGCACTACTACACGACCCATCCGGACGTGAACCCGCACCGGATTATCGCCCGCGGACCCGACCCGGCGTTCGACGCGTCCCACGACCGAGACGAACTCCCGGGGTCGCCGCCCTCGGGACTCGAGGCGGCGAGTGCGGGCGACTGA
- a CDS encoding DUF7535 family protein: MSTRVSESTGYGPNSQMSLFGYIAAALVVIVLLPVLPLFVIGWLVWRAFFVDEEEHSFERWRRESGRRPGDS; this comes from the coding sequence ATGTCAACAAGGGTGTCCGAGTCGACGGGCTACGGTCCGAACAGCCAGATGTCCCTTTTCGGGTACATCGCCGCGGCGCTCGTCGTGATCGTTCTTCTCCCGGTGTTGCCGCTGTTCGTGATCGGCTGGCTCGTCTGGCGGGCCTTCTTCGTCGACGAAGAGGAACACAGCTTCGAGCGGTGGCGCCGCGAGTCCGGTCGTCGGCCGGGTGACTCCTGA
- a CDS encoding NAD-dependent epimerase/dehydratase family protein, producing MTKIAITGASGNVGRQAIEAFPDDDLTLFSHSESEDLETTPIEITEREAFVDALEGQDVLIHLAANPDPRAEWDAVSGPNVEGVYNAFAAAAENGLERVVFSSSNHAVNMANTVSPTRPESTNGAPDVVRPDDPPAPDTYYGVSKVFGEAMGHYYAKRHGLDVVNLRIGWLLTRDELRGEVADRDGAGERYARAMWLSPGDCRRVIRAAATGSLRTTPLTAHGISRNAERFLSLSETMLELGYQPRDDAAEVLADDEEGRNGLEAP from the coding sequence ATGACCAAGATCGCAATCACCGGCGCCTCCGGCAACGTCGGCAGGCAGGCGATCGAGGCGTTCCCGGACGACGATCTCACGCTGTTCTCTCACAGCGAGTCCGAGGATCTCGAGACCACGCCCATCGAGATCACCGAGCGCGAGGCGTTCGTCGACGCGCTCGAGGGCCAGGACGTGCTGATCCACCTGGCGGCCAACCCGGACCCCCGGGCCGAGTGGGATGCGGTCTCGGGGCCGAACGTCGAAGGGGTCTACAACGCCTTCGCGGCCGCCGCCGAGAACGGCCTCGAGCGGGTCGTCTTCTCGAGTTCGAACCACGCCGTCAACATGGCTAACACCGTCTCGCCGACGCGGCCGGAGTCGACGAACGGGGCCCCCGACGTCGTGCGGCCCGACGATCCCCCGGCACCCGACACCTACTACGGCGTCAGCAAGGTGTTCGGCGAGGCGATGGGCCACTACTACGCGAAGCGTCACGGTCTCGACGTGGTCAACCTCCGGATCGGCTGGCTGCTCACGCGCGACGAACTGCGGGGCGAGGTCGCCGACCGCGACGGTGCCGGCGAGCGCTACGCCCGGGCGATGTGGCTCAGCCCCGGCGACTGCCGGCGGGTCATCCGCGCGGCCGCGACGGGGTCGCTCCGAACGACACCGCTGACCGCCCACGGCATCTCTCGGAACGCCGAGCGGTTCCTCTCGCTCTCGGAGACGATGCTCGAACTCGGCTACCAGCCGCGGGACGACGCCGCCGAGGTCCTCGCGGACGACGAGGAGGGACGGAACGGACTCGAGGCGCCCTGA
- a CDS encoding DUF7405 family protein: protein MSGPDRGLSRRAFVRSAVAVGGAGALAACTTREEEEDVPQADLEPGALPDRQHAWNEFLDRDDRGNVRPPEHHLLLGLEYVGDGPDDAERERLEDAFTTLERAYGRGNDGLVFTVGYGPAYFDRFDDSLSDDVDLPAPEPLAPIEEPELDAHDALLHLASDHGHVVLSVEEALTGGIEEINDVSVEGTLEGVLEVTDRRTGFVGEGLPAENQAEIRGIPDTDPVPDDAPFFMGFKSGFERNQAGEDRVTIVEGPFEGGTTTHLSKIELNLQQWYEQETHDQRVAKLFCPAHADENRVEDAGHNLGDSSGVEDCIENAETDARNGLVGHAQKAGRAREDGDPIILRRDVNSTDDGQAGVHFVSHQRSIADFVATREAMTGGDLTDGAIDSRLHNGILQYMRVRRRANYLVPPRRHRSLPAPDPE from the coding sequence ATGTCCGGTCCGGACCGCGGTCTCTCGCGTCGAGCGTTCGTTCGGAGTGCCGTCGCCGTCGGCGGTGCGGGTGCGCTGGCCGCCTGCACCACTCGCGAAGAGGAGGAAGACGTCCCGCAGGCGGACCTCGAGCCCGGAGCGTTGCCCGACCGACAGCACGCCTGGAACGAGTTCCTCGACCGGGACGACCGCGGCAACGTCAGGCCGCCTGAACACCACCTCCTGCTCGGCCTCGAGTACGTCGGCGACGGTCCCGACGACGCCGAGCGCGAGCGCCTCGAGGACGCATTCACGACGCTCGAGCGAGCCTACGGGCGCGGCAACGACGGTCTCGTCTTCACCGTCGGCTACGGACCCGCCTACTTCGACCGCTTCGACGACTCCCTCTCGGACGACGTCGATCTGCCGGCGCCCGAACCGCTCGCCCCGATCGAAGAGCCGGAACTCGACGCCCACGACGCTCTGCTCCACCTCGCCAGCGATCACGGCCACGTCGTCCTGAGCGTCGAGGAAGCGCTCACCGGCGGAATCGAGGAGATCAACGACGTCTCCGTCGAGGGAACTCTCGAGGGGGTGCTCGAGGTAACCGACCGTCGAACCGGATTCGTCGGCGAGGGGCTCCCGGCGGAGAACCAGGCAGAAATCCGCGGCATCCCGGACACCGATCCGGTTCCCGACGACGCCCCGTTCTTTATGGGGTTCAAGTCCGGCTTCGAGCGCAACCAGGCCGGCGAGGACCGCGTGACGATCGTCGAGGGCCCCTTCGAGGGCGGAACGACGACCCACCTCTCGAAGATCGAACTCAACCTGCAGCAGTGGTACGAGCAGGAAACCCACGACCAGCGCGTCGCCAAACTGTTCTGTCCGGCCCACGCAGACGAGAATCGCGTCGAGGACGCCGGCCACAATCTCGGCGACTCGAGCGGCGTCGAGGACTGCATCGAAAACGCCGAAACGGACGCCCGAAACGGACTGGTCGGACACGCCCAGAAGGCCGGCCGCGCCCGCGAGGACGGCGATCCGATCATCCTCCGTCGGGACGTCAACTCGACCGACGACGGTCAGGCCGGCGTGCACTTCGTCTCCCACCAGCGATCGATCGCCGACTTCGTCGCCACTCGAGAGGCGATGACGGGCGGCGATCTCACCGACGGCGCGATCGACTCCCGGCTACACAACGGCATTCTCCAGTATATGCGGGTCCGCCGGCGGGCGAACTACCTCGTCCCACCGCGCCGACACCGGTCGCTGCCCGCGCCGGACCCGGAGTAA
- a CDS encoding SRPBCC domain-containing protein, whose translation MNQVEVFEEIDAPPAAVWDALLEFSTDPALNPFVRSMEDVPVIGERLRSRAGSGGSRPSTFQPEVIAVEKGRRLVWHGRLFLPFTFDGYHEFHLEPIGDGSRTRLLQRETVRGALVPLLFDERRFEREFRELNETIKERAERRVNVAS comes from the coding sequence ATGAACCAGGTCGAGGTGTTCGAAGAGATCGACGCGCCCCCGGCGGCCGTCTGGGACGCCCTCCTCGAGTTCAGCACCGATCCCGCGTTGAACCCGTTCGTCCGGTCGATGGAAGACGTCCCCGTCATCGGCGAGCGACTCCGCTCCCGGGCGGGGTCGGGCGGTTCCCGACCCAGCACCTTCCAGCCGGAAGTGATCGCCGTCGAGAAGGGCCGGCGCCTCGTCTGGCACGGACGGCTGTTCCTCCCGTTCACCTTCGACGGCTACCACGAATTCCACCTCGAACCGATCGGCGACGGCTCGCGCACGCGGCTCCTCCAGCGCGAGACGGTGCGCGGCGCGCTCGTTCCGCTGCTGTTCGACGAACGGCGGTTCGAGCGCGAGTTCAGAGAACTAAACGAGACGATCAAGGAACGCGCCGAGCGTCGGGTGAACGTAGCAAGTTGA
- a CDS encoding HAD family hydrolase, with the protein MEYDAFVFDNDGVLTTPTDRDVLLEAIHTAFADVGVGEPTNEEIETLLGPDVASLRRIADEYDVEPSTLWEARERAAIEAQLEELRTGRKCPYEDVSALESLDAPTAIVSNNQHETIGNILEHCSLSPFDAWYGREPTLEGIERKKPEPYYIERAITDLGVENPLYVGDSRVDVAAADALGIDSAFVRRDHRQGYELPTKPTHEIESLEGITSLY; encoded by the coding sequence ATGGAGTACGACGCATTCGTGTTCGACAACGACGGCGTGTTGACGACGCCGACGGACCGCGACGTTCTGCTCGAGGCGATCCACACCGCCTTCGCGGATGTCGGCGTGGGAGAGCCGACGAACGAGGAGATCGAGACGCTGCTCGGTCCCGACGTCGCCTCCCTTCGCAGGATCGCCGACGAGTACGACGTCGAGCCGTCGACCCTGTGGGAGGCGCGCGAACGCGCGGCGATCGAGGCGCAACTCGAGGAGCTCCGAACCGGCCGAAAATGCCCGTACGAGGACGTGTCGGCGCTCGAGTCGCTCGACGCGCCGACGGCGATCGTCAGCAACAACCAGCACGAGACGATCGGAAACATCCTCGAGCACTGCTCGCTCTCCCCGTTCGACGCCTGGTACGGCCGCGAGCCGACCCTCGAGGGGATCGAGCGCAAGAAGCCGGAGCCGTACTATATCGAGCGGGCGATCACCGATCTCGGCGTCGAGAATCCGCTCTACGTGGGCGATAGCCGCGTCGACGTCGCCGCGGCCGACGCGCTCGGAATCGACTCGGCGTTCGTCCGTCGTGACCACCGGCAGGGGTACGAGCTACCGACGAAGCCAACCCACGAGATCGAGTCGCTCGAGGGGATCACGAGCCTGTACTGA
- a CDS encoding DUF6735 family protein encodes MGHRALVAYGRPDRLYDLRYSHWGGDQLALASRLTDETPLADGAVEPSLLADSITRDRILTDFLDPCIYEALYLVDLGEAVDSYRVCWLEWSDGHDENRGAIVELAPGADDRDFRTWFRATKTVLGDVIEMGRLSRRAARTYLEARICEEYDGVPYAYSDDEDSEQSLE; translated from the coding sequence ATGGGTCATAGAGCCCTCGTCGCGTACGGGCGACCGGACCGCCTCTACGACCTGCGCTACAGCCACTGGGGCGGCGACCAACTCGCGCTGGCGTCACGGCTCACGGACGAGACTCCGCTGGCCGACGGTGCCGTCGAGCCGTCGCTGCTCGCCGACTCGATCACGCGCGACCGGATCCTCACGGACTTCCTCGATCCCTGCATCTACGAGGCGCTGTATCTCGTCGATCTCGGCGAGGCGGTCGACTCCTACCGCGTCTGCTGGCTCGAGTGGAGCGACGGCCACGACGAGAACCGCGGCGCGATTGTCGAACTCGCGCCGGGAGCCGACGACCGCGACTTTCGGACCTGGTTTCGCGCGACGAAGACCGTGCTCGGGGACGTCATCGAAATGGGCCGGCTCTCGAGGCGGGCCGCACGGACGTATCTCGAGGCGCGAATCTGCGAGGAGTACGACGGCGTGCCGTACGCGTACAGCGACGACGAAGACAGCGAGCAGTCTCTCGAGTAG
- a CDS encoding MutS-related protein, translating to MQLEEYWGVGPKTRETLTEELGRERAIRAIESGDVRTLSEAGLARGRATRILRRATGGDGMDTLATGDARSAYKELLELAVDHAVTERAADRIRVLTPLTSREEMENRLDDVLAAQEAWDALAADDREAVLEAYDRYDERDGTERAAVDAALALSEAEVDTGPFATVAGLERERLAEAADALAALDGSRVREGADDELDRLRAALGAVEDMDANALELIEDLRDDGVQDVGEFREAFEDHLLRETEVTIDRVHEAMPSDAADATDFVGGTLRTLRADLTEAVDERKRVVATELEATLEEAREAVDRAVDAVDEIAFHLSLARFALAYDCTRPSFVEDADGDAAVSVVNARNLTLATPNEDTPARDSDDRQDGIATGDVDEEDESVQPITYALGEHGVTPVPKSIEAPPGEQRVAVLTGANSGGKTTLLETLCQVVLLATMGLPVPADCAEVTPVDSLVFHRRHASFNAGVLESTLKSIVPPLSADGKTLMLVDEFEAITEPGSAADLLHGLVTLTVERDALGVFVTHLADDLEPLPPEARVDGIFAEGLNPDLELLVDYQPRFGTVGRSTPEFIVSRLVANASDRGERAGFETLGEAVGNEVVQRTLADARWDE from the coding sequence ATGCAACTCGAGGAGTACTGGGGAGTGGGGCCGAAGACGCGGGAGACGTTGACCGAAGAACTCGGCAGAGAGCGGGCGATCCGGGCGATCGAGAGCGGCGACGTGCGCACGCTCTCGGAGGCCGGCCTCGCCCGAGGGCGAGCCACGCGCATCCTGCGCCGGGCGACCGGCGGCGACGGAATGGACACGCTGGCGACCGGCGACGCCCGTTCGGCGTACAAGGAGCTGCTCGAACTGGCGGTCGATCACGCCGTCACCGAGCGTGCCGCCGATCGCATCCGCGTTCTCACACCGCTCACCAGCCGCGAGGAGATGGAGAACCGACTCGACGACGTGCTCGCGGCCCAGGAGGCCTGGGACGCGCTCGCCGCGGACGACCGAGAGGCCGTCCTCGAGGCGTACGATCGCTACGACGAGCGCGACGGCACCGAGCGCGCGGCCGTCGACGCCGCCCTCGCACTGTCCGAGGCCGAGGTCGACACCGGACCCTTCGCGACCGTCGCGGGTCTCGAGCGCGAACGTCTCGCGGAGGCCGCCGACGCGCTCGCCGCGCTCGACGGGAGCCGCGTCAGGGAGGGTGCGGACGACGAACTCGACCGCCTCCGGGCGGCGCTGGGCGCGGTCGAGGACATGGACGCGAACGCGCTCGAACTGATCGAGGACCTGCGGGACGACGGGGTCCAGGACGTCGGCGAGTTCCGAGAGGCGTTCGAGGACCACCTCCTGCGGGAGACGGAGGTGACGATCGACCGGGTTCACGAGGCGATGCCGTCCGACGCGGCAGACGCGACCGACTTCGTCGGGGGAACCCTTCGAACGCTGCGCGCGGATCTCACCGAGGCCGTCGACGAGCGCAAACGGGTCGTCGCGACCGAACTCGAGGCGACCCTCGAGGAGGCCCGCGAGGCGGTCGATCGGGCCGTCGATGCCGTCGACGAGATCGCGTTCCACCTCTCGCTGGCCCGATTTGCACTGGCGTACGACTGCACGCGGCCGTCGTTCGTGGAGGATGCGGACGGCGATGCGGCCGTCTCGGTCGTCAACGCGCGGAACCTCACGCTCGCGACGCCGAACGAAGACACGCCAGCGCGCGACAGCGACGACCGCCAGGACGGCATCGCAACAGGAGACGTCGACGAGGAAGACGAGTCGGTCCAGCCGATCACCTACGCGCTCGGAGAACACGGCGTGACGCCGGTTCCGAAGAGCATCGAAGCGCCGCCCGGCGAACAGCGCGTCGCGGTACTGACCGGGGCGAACAGCGGCGGGAAGACGACCCTGCTCGAGACGCTCTGCCAGGTCGTCCTGCTGGCGACGATGGGGCTGCCCGTCCCCGCCGACTGCGCCGAGGTGACGCCAGTTGACTCCCTGGTCTTCCACCGTCGCCACGCCAGTTTCAACGCGGGCGTCCTCGAGTCGACGCTGAAATCGATCGTGCCGCCGCTCTCGGCGGACGGGAAGACGCTGATGCTCGTCGACGAGTTCGAGGCGATCACGGAGCCGGGCAGCGCGGCCGACCTGCTGCACGGCCTCGTTACGCTCACCGTCGAACGGGACGCGCTGGGCGTCTTCGTCACCCACCTCGCGGACGACCTCGAACCGCTGCCGCCGGAGGCGCGGGTCGACGGGATCTTCGCGGAGGGGCTCAATCCCGATCTCGAGCTACTCGTCGATTACCAGCCCCGCTTCGGCACCGTCGGACGCTCGACGCCGGAGTTCATCGTCTCGCGGCTGGTCGCGAACGCGAGCGACCGGGGCGAGCGCGCCGGCTTCGAGACGCTCGGGGAGGCGGTCGGCAACGAGGTCGTCCAGCGGACGCTGGCGGACGCCCGCTGGGACGAGTAG
- a CDS encoding ribonucleotide-diphosphate reductase subunit beta, protein MPTDATRPSLDHDRRSFRYYRNAVERHWDPHEIDLEPDREAITEVPSDAFYGLRETLALFGAGEEAVTEDLSPLAVVIENAADQLFVTTQLYEEAKHADFFDRYWRTVINPEEDRRGLERTSPTDARWFNEPYDELFDRNEAAMHRLLVEDTPENRALAYCHYHMAIEGILAQTGYYGVQTNFSGDFPDLPRLSGLVEGFSSIRSDEGRHVGFGMWRLKQLVQEEGVDPELVTETVGELAALTQRIVGGEAEGSAIALEESELASYAAEKHAQRMTQIVDASAEMPDVEDLVRLE, encoded by the coding sequence ATGCCAACGGACGCCACTCGTCCTTCCCTCGATCACGACCGACGGTCGTTTCGCTACTATCGGAACGCGGTCGAACGACACTGGGACCCCCACGAGATCGACCTCGAGCCCGACCGCGAGGCGATCACCGAGGTGCCGTCGGACGCCTTCTACGGCCTGCGGGAGACCCTCGCCCTGTTCGGTGCCGGCGAGGAGGCGGTGACCGAGGATCTCTCGCCGCTCGCGGTGGTGATCGAGAACGCCGCCGATCAGCTGTTCGTCACGACCCAGCTCTACGAGGAGGCCAAACACGCCGACTTCTTCGATCGCTACTGGCGGACGGTGATCAACCCCGAAGAGGACCGGCGCGGGCTCGAGCGGACGTCGCCGACCGACGCCCGCTGGTTCAACGAGCCCTACGACGAACTGTTCGATCGCAACGAGGCGGCGATGCACCGGTTGCTCGTCGAGGACACGCCCGAAAACCGCGCGCTCGCGTACTGTCACTACCACATGGCGATCGAGGGGATCCTCGCCCAGACGGGGTACTACGGCGTCCAGACGAACTTCAGCGGCGACTTCCCGGATCTTCCGCGGCTCTCGGGACTCGTCGAGGGGTTCTCGAGCATCCGGAGCGACGAGGGTCGTCACGTCGGCTTCGGTATGTGGAGGCTCAAACAACTGGTCCAGGAGGAGGGCGTCGATCCCGAACTCGTCACCGAGACCGTCGGCGAACTCGCGGCGCTCACCCAGCGGATCGTCGGCGGTGAGGCGGAGGGAAGTGCGATCGCCCTCGAGGAGAGCGAACTTGCGAGCTACGCCGCTGAGAAACACGCCCAGCGCATGACACAGATCGTCGACGCCTCGGCCGAGATGCCCGACGTCGAGGATCTCGTCCGACTCGAGTGA